From one Meles meles chromosome 18, mMelMel3.1 paternal haplotype, whole genome shotgun sequence genomic stretch:
- the LOC123929538 gene encoding C-C motif chemokine 3 has protein sequence MKVPGAALAVLLCTMALCNQVFSAPFGADTPTACCFSYVSKQITRKFIVDYFETSSQCSKPGVIFQTRKGRQLCADPTEAWVQEYVTDLELNA, from the exons ATGAAGGTTCCTGGGGCTGCCCTCGCTGTCCTCCTCTGCACCATGGCCCTCTGCAACCAGGTCTTCTCTGCACCAT ttGGTGCGGACACCCCAACCGCCTGCTGCTTCTCCTACGTCTCCAAGCAGATTACACGCAAGTTCATAGTCGACTATTTTGAGACGAGCAGCCAATGCTCCAAGCCTGGTGTTAT CTTCCAGACCAGAAAAGGCCGCCAGCTCTGTGCGGACCCCACTGAGGCCTGGGTCCAGGAGTACGTGACGGACCTGGAGCTGAATGCCTGA
- the LOC123929539 gene encoding C-C motif chemokine 4 yields the protein MKLSVTVLSLLVLVAAFSTPALSAPMGSDPPTACCFSYTLRKLPRNFVADYFETSSLCSQPAVVFQTKRGRQVCANPSEAWVQEYMDDLELN from the exons ATGAAGCTCTCCGTGACCGTCCTTTCTCTCCTCGTGCTTGTGGCTGCCTTCTCCACTCCGGCTCTCTCAGCACCAA TGGGCTCAGaccctcccactgcctgctgcttctcttaCACCCTGCGGAAGCTCCCTCGCAACTTTGTGGCCGATTACTTCGAGACCAGCAGCCTCTGCTCCCAACCAGCCGTGGT ATTCCAAACCAAAAGGGGCAGACAAGTGTGTGCTAACCCCAGCGAGGCCTGGGTCCAGGAATACATGGACGATCTGGAACTGAACTGA